A single window of Nicotiana sylvestris chromosome 5, ASM39365v2, whole genome shotgun sequence DNA harbors:
- the LOC104239356 gene encoding putative ETHYLENE INSENSITIVE 3-like 4 protein has translation MVEFQEIIEPLSPMSEVEENQELDDEEINYDDLKRRMWKDRMRMQKLKTKKEINTSTSSKDLVEGDEDDDSQAKQEQSRRKKMSRAQDSVLKYMVKIMEICNGQGFVYGIVPEKGKPVTGSSDSLREWWKEKVKFEQNAPAAIATFLPKLVEENILDPNSCMHLLQDLQDTTLGSLLSALMQHCIPPQRRFPLDKGLAPPWWPTGKELWWGDQGFAQELGPPPYKKPHDLKKAWKVSVLAAIIKHMSANLDRMRRLVKQSKSLQNKMTAKETATWSKVVNHEEVLLKLTEKALKISTSKEEEGENKGKEDEYLALVPKIGNHVNLFDGSTLRRKEKRKGVFESEIDTEDEIFATQNSNNCAQSDLGVGLPCKNSRIDSEKSCLVRENSIDKGEDQLLDLSINNFPSLIEAQPIPNEEIMVGHGQHDWVNMDIKRSFQSYNASQNANGGSVVENFEGFWGGNVLEQIHYDPSTYRNMNLNATPQEDGVLHHQAPISVWDLAYEDTSSI, from the coding sequence ATGGTTGAATTTCAAGAAATTATAGAGCCTTTGAGCCCAATGAGCGAAGTGGAAGAGAACCAAGAATTAGATGATGAAGAAATCAACTACGATGATCTCAAACGGCGCATGTGGAAGGACCGGATGCGTATGCAGAAGCTTAAAACCAAGAAGGAAATCAATACTTCCACTTCTAGCAAAGATTTAGTAGAGGGTGATGAAGACGACGACTCACAAGCTAAGCAAGAACAATCGCGTCGTAAAAAGATGTCAAGAGCTCAAGATTCAGTCCTCAAGTACATGGTAAAAATCATGGAGATTTGCAACGGTCAAGGCTTCGTTTATGGGATCGTGCCAGAAAAAGGGAAGCCTGTAACCGGCTCGTCGGATAGTTTAAGGGAGTGGTGGAAAGAGAAGGTGAAGTTTGAACAAAATGCCCCAGCTGCCATTGCTACATTCTTGCCTAAATTAGTGGAAGAAAATATATTGGATCCTAATTCATGCATGCATCTTCTTCAAGACTTGCAAGATACTACTTTAGGCTCACTACTTTCTGCCCTAATGCAACATTGTATACCTCCACAAAGGAGGTTTCCTTTGGATAAAGGGTTGGCCCCACCTTGGTGGCCCACAGGGAAGGAACTTTGGTGGGGTGATCAAGGTTTTGCGCAAGAATTAGGCCCACCACCTTACAAGAAACCACATGACTTGAAAAAGGCATGGAAAGTAAGTGTTTTGGCTGCTATTATTAAACATATGTCTGCTAATTTGGATAGGATGAGGAGGTTGGTCAAACAATCCAAGAGTTTGCAAAACAAGATGACAGCTAAAGAAACAGCTACTTGGTCAAAAGTTGTTAATCACGAAGAAGTCCTTCTCAAGCTCACTGAAAAAGCTCTCAAAATTTCAACATCAAAGGAGGAGGAAGGAGAAAATAAGGGAAAAGAAGATGAATATCTTGCTTTAGTACCCAAAATTGGTAATCATGTCAATTTGTTTGATGGCTCTACTTTGaggagaaaggagaaaaggaaagggGTATTCGAGAGTGAAATAGACACGGAGGATGAAATTTTTGCTACCCAAAATTCAAATAATTGCGCGCAAAGTGATTTAGGGGTGGGATTACCATGCAAGAATTCAAGAATTGACTCCGAGAAAAGTTGTCTTGTTCGCGAAAATAGTATCGACAAGGGGGAGGATCAATTGCTTGACCTGTCCATTAACAACTTTCCCAGCTTGATTGAAGCACAACCAATTCCAAATGAAGAAATAATGGTTGGCCATGGGCAACATGATTGGGTGAACATGGATATAAAAAGGAGCTTCCAGAGCTATAATGCATCACAAAATGCTAATGGAGGATCAGTTGTGGAGAATTTCGAAGGATTTTGGGGAGGCAATGTCCTTGAACAAATTCATTATGATCCCTCTACTTATAGAAACATGAATTTGAATGCTACTCCACAAGAAGATGGTGTTCTACATCATCAAGCTCCGATTTCTGTTTGGGATTTGGCATATGAGGATACAAGCTCCATTTAA